In one window of Arachis ipaensis cultivar K30076 chromosome B06, Araip1.1, whole genome shotgun sequence DNA:
- the LOC107646456 gene encoding uncharacterized protein LOC107646456 → MWGKRGSIDIIDLGNEFFLVKFYNSEDLNFALMEGPWKILDHYLSVRMWKPDFNPMNTSIDNIAAWIRLPGLAIDYYCRPILEKIGNIVGRTIKVDTNTAEITRRKFARLCVEVDLQQPLVSQYQINGQTHVVEYEGIHLVCFRCGRVGHDKANCKEGKQDPSPEQQIQKEGQATNAEVEEEDRNGNKNIDKGKKVIEEPADAFGPWMIVQRSTRGKKTTKPGEGTSSGGGGKEKEKERKIESEGRQSRFAVLAEEEPERNEESNPKATAGISNEPQSEKDKENWIVSTQPSQVLSLAIPQTALEDPAQSKPPDPPFNSLQTSELVEAMLVYENEEANKAIQQGVNPPQNIRGVANKATIRTLKEIKSRHRPDITLIYEPKCSGNKATEVIKALGFNFSFLEEADGYVGGIWVLWDNPALTINILETHHQYVAMEVKDPSHSPWKLTAVYASPQEGIRKNLWENLKRLADATTDAWMVIGDFNEIAEEGEKKGGVRADQHACRRFKNWIQSCNLLDLGFVRSKYTWKGGQRDGMERVFKRLDRGLANAEWRRRYMNARVDILPRVNSDHHPLLVKLTPGMRLLGERPFRFEVMWKTHPSFNEFIEKTWTNDTPSREPWNPSLKL, encoded by the exons ATGTGGGGGAAGAGGGGAAGCATTGACATCATTGACCTCGGAAATGAGTTTTTCCTTGTCAAGTTCTATAATTCTGAAGATCTGAATTTTGCTTTAATGGAGGGGCCATGGAAAATTCTGGATCACTACCTCTCAGTAAGGATGTGGAAACCAGATTTCAATCCAATGAATACTTCCATAGATAATATAGCAGCTTGGATTAGACTTCCAGGTTTGGCCATAGATTACTACTGTAGACCTATTTTGGAAAAAATAGGAAACATTGTGGGAAGAACCATCAAGGTGGACACAAATACAGCAGAAATCACAAGGAGAAAATTTGCACGGTTATGTGTGGAGGTTGACCTACAACAGCCTCTAGTCTCTCAATACCAGATTAACGGACAAACTCATGTAGTGGAATATGAGGGCATTCATTTGGTATGCTTTAGGTGTGGAAGAGTGGGACATGACAAAGCCAACTGCAAGGAAGGAAAACAAGACCCCTCACCAGAGCAACAAATCCAGAAGGAAGGTCAAGCGACAAAtgcagaggttgaagaagaggaTAGAAATGGAAATAAGAATATTGACAAGGGCAAAAAAGTGATAGAGGAACCTGCTGATGCCTTTGGCCCCTGGATGATAGTACAGAGGTCTACGCGTGGCAAAAAGACCACAAAACCAGGAGAAGGTACAAGTAGTGGAGGAGGtggaaaagaaaaggagaaggaaagaaagataGAGAGTGAGGGGCGACAGTCACGTTTTGCTGTACTAGCAGAGGAAGAACCTGAAAGGAATGAAGAAAGCAATCCTAAAGCGACGGCAGGAATCAGTAATGAACCACAATCAGAAAAAGACAAAG AAAATTGGATTGTATCCACTCAACCAAGCCAAGTACTCTCCTTAGCTATCCCTCAGACAGCTTTGGAAGATCCAGCCCAGAGTAAACCACCTGATCCACCTTTTAACTCACTACAAACTAGTGAATTGGTGGAAGCTATGTTAGTATATGAGAATGAAGAAGCAAATAAGGCAATTCAGCAAGGAGTTAATCCACCTCAG AACATTAGAGGTGTTGCGAATAAGGCTACAATTCGCACACTCAAAGAAATAAAGTCTCGGCACAGACCTGATATTACTCTAATCTATGAGCCAAAATGTAGTGGAAATAAAGCTACAGAAGTGATAAAAGCTCTTGGTTTTAACTTTTCCTTTTTGGAAGAAGCGGATGGTTATGTAGGTGGAATCTGGGTGTTATGGGATAATCCAGCGCTGACCATTAATATATTGGAGACACACCACCAATATGTTGCCATGGAGGTAAAGGACCCTAGCCACTCTCCTTGGAAGCTTACAGCAGTCTATGCAAGTCCCCAAGAAGGAATTAGAAAAAACTTATGGGAAAACTTAAAAAGATTGGCTGATGCTACTACGGATGCTTGGATGGTCATAGGAGACTTTAATGAGATTGCAGaggaaggagagaagaaaggtgGGGTGAGAGCCGACCAACATGCGTGCCGAAGATTTAAAAATTGGATACAAAGTTGTAACCTCTTAGACCTGGGATTTGTCAGATCAAAGTATACTTGGAAGGGTGGTCAAAGAGACGGCATGGAGAGAGTCTTCAAGCGCTTGGACAGGGGTCTAGCTAATGCTGAATGGCGAAGAAGATACATGAATGCTAGGGTGGACATCCTTCCGAGAGTCAATTCAGATCATCACCCTCTCCTTGTTAAACTTACCCCGGGTATGAGACTGTTGGGAGAAAGACCTTTTCGTTTTGAGGTCATGTGGAAAACACACCCATCTTTTAACGAGTTCATTGAGAAGACTTGGACAAATGACACCCCCTCCCGAGAGCCCTGGAATCCCTCACTGAAGCTTTAA